A stretch of the Sphingobacterium thalpophilum genome encodes the following:
- a CDS encoding 1-aminocyclopropane-1-carboxylate deaminase/D-cysteine desulfhydrase has protein sequence MLSFNIHSPETEISLPAWERKHIRVTLKRDDLIHPFISGNKWRKLKYNLQEAQQLHKSHIVTFGGAWSNHLLATACAGATFKFKTTAFVRGDEQVSNPVLTMCQLFGMKLIYVDRDAYKDKEKLYQDHFGADVTSFCIHEGGYGLLGAKGCAELLDELQQDYQHIFVACGTGTTLAGIAKAADKKDLFAKVHGVPVLKNGSFIQKEVSDLYADLPDPTLHLDYHCGGYAKTTPDLLKFIQQFIATTGIMIEATYTGKLLYAVDDLIKHDYFTPADHLLVIHTGGLTGLLGMYERFVFN, from the coding sequence ATGCTGTCATTCAACATCCATAGTCCAGAGACCGAAATCTCATTGCCCGCATGGGAAAGAAAGCACATTCGGGTAACGTTGAAACGGGATGACCTGATTCATCCATTTATTTCGGGCAACAAATGGCGGAAATTAAAATATAATCTACAGGAGGCACAACAGCTTCATAAAAGTCATATTGTCACCTTCGGTGGTGCATGGAGCAATCACCTTCTCGCAACGGCCTGTGCTGGTGCCACCTTCAAATTTAAGACGACTGCTTTTGTACGTGGCGACGAACAAGTTAGTAACCCTGTATTAACGATGTGTCAGCTATTTGGCATGAAGCTTATTTACGTAGATCGCGATGCCTATAAAGACAAAGAAAAGCTCTATCAAGACCACTTTGGCGCTGATGTAACTAGCTTTTGTATTCATGAAGGTGGGTACGGTCTTCTGGGAGCAAAAGGCTGTGCTGAACTCCTGGATGAACTCCAGCAGGACTACCAGCATATCTTTGTTGCCTGCGGTACTGGCACCACCCTGGCAGGTATCGCAAAGGCTGCCGACAAAAAGGATCTCTTTGCCAAGGTGCACGGTGTACCGGTGTTAAAAAATGGCAGTTTTATTCAGAAGGAGGTTAGCGATCTTTATGCAGATCTTCCGGATCCCACATTACATCTGGATTATCATTGTGGCGGTTATGCAAAAACCACGCCCGATCTCCTGAAGTTTATACAGCAATTTATCGCCACAACAGGTATCATGATCGAAGCGACATATACGGGTAAGCTTCTTTACGCGGTCGATGATCTTATCAAACACGATTATTTTACACCAGCGGATCATCTGCTTGTGATCCATACCGGTGGTCTCACTGGACTGCTGGGTATGTACGAGCGTTTCGTTTTTAATTGA
- a CDS encoding RluA family pseudouridine synthase, whose amino-acid sequence MTGQIGSHDQEEQELFEHLRIEVDKGQALLRIDKYLMNRVENATRSKIQHAIEAGSVMVNSKEIKASYKVRPGDLITLVLPDPPRDNEVYPENIPLDIKYEDDDVLIVNKEAGMVVHPGYNNYTGTLVNALTYHIQQLPQLPGNSDRPGLVHRIDKDTSGLLVIAKNEKSMAFLAKQFFDHSITRKYIALVWGDLKEDGTITGYIGRHLKDRRIMAMYDSEDKGRWSVTHYRILERLGYVTLIECQLETGRTHQIRTHMQSIGHPLFNDAMYGGDKILKGTVFSKYKQFVDNCFALLPRQALHAQVLGFVHPTSKENMYFEVPYPEDFRLALEKWRGYAANSMAIEKD is encoded by the coding sequence ATGACAGGACAAATAGGATCGCATGATCAAGAAGAACAGGAGTTATTTGAGCATCTACGCATTGAGGTAGACAAGGGACAGGCGCTGCTCCGTATTGATAAGTATTTGATGAACAGGGTGGAGAATGCTACACGTAGCAAAATTCAGCATGCTATCGAGGCGGGTTCTGTCATGGTGAACAGCAAAGAAATTAAAGCCAGTTACAAAGTCAGACCCGGTGACCTGATTACTTTGGTGTTGCCGGATCCACCGCGCGATAATGAAGTTTATCCCGAAAATATTCCACTTGATATTAAATATGAAGATGACGACGTTTTAATTGTCAACAAAGAGGCCGGAATGGTTGTACATCCGGGGTATAATAACTATACAGGTACATTGGTCAATGCGCTGACTTATCATATACAGCAGCTACCTCAGTTACCGGGAAATTCTGACCGCCCGGGTTTGGTTCATCGGATAGATAAAGATACTTCAGGGCTTCTTGTAATCGCGAAGAACGAAAAATCCATGGCTTTTTTAGCCAAGCAATTTTTTGATCATAGCATCACTCGTAAATATATCGCACTGGTCTGGGGCGATCTAAAAGAAGATGGCACAATTACCGGTTATATTGGCCGCCATTTAAAGGACAGACGAATTATGGCGATGTACGATAGTGAAGATAAGGGGCGATGGTCGGTCACACATTACAGGATACTCGAAAGGCTGGGTTATGTGACATTGATTGAGTGCCAATTGGAAACCGGCCGTACACACCAGATTCGCACCCACATGCAGTCCATCGGACATCCTCTTTTTAATGATGCAATGTACGGGGGTGATAAAATACTGAAGGGGACTGTGTTTTCAAAATATAAACAATTTGTCGACAATTGTTTTGCCCTACTGCCGCGTCAGGCCCTCCATGCACAAGTCTTGGGGTTCGTTCATCCGACTTCAAAAGAAAATATGTATTTTGAAGTACCATATCCCGAAGATTTTCGTTTAGCTTTAGAAAAATGGCGCGGTTATGCCGCTAATTCGATGGCTATAGAGAAGGATTAA
- a CDS encoding aminotransferase class IV yields the protein MPTNYINFNGNIVPEEQEIFSIENRGFRYGDGLFETMLYKDGDIRFLNFHVERLQQGMELIHLDDANLFDEFFIRSKAEELIRKNNMLGQQVRIRLIVFRAGGGLYSPTANKPGYVLQVQRLEPNLRDKKVGLIVGLYNEFKKPYSDLSKIKSLNAQIYVLAGIYKKKMAFDDVLILNQEGFLCESLTSNIFVYYEKVLYTPALSEGCIEGVMRRVVMDMAKAEGIEVIEAQISPEIMKRADEIFCTNAVQGVQWVMGYKQKRYFNRISRILQDKLLTWNYDSSED from the coding sequence ATGCCGACAAACTATATCAATTTTAACGGCAATATTGTGCCGGAAGAACAGGAAATATTTAGTATAGAAAATAGAGGTTTTCGTTACGGCGATGGATTGTTTGAAACCATGCTGTACAAAGATGGCGATATCCGTTTTCTGAATTTTCATGTCGAACGGCTACAGCAGGGAATGGAGTTAATTCATTTGGACGATGCCAATCTGTTCGATGAATTTTTTATCCGTTCGAAAGCGGAAGAGCTTATTCGGAAGAATAATATGCTGGGGCAACAAGTACGCATCAGGTTGATTGTGTTCCGTGCGGGAGGGGGATTATATAGTCCGACCGCAAATAAGCCAGGATATGTTTTGCAGGTACAAAGATTAGAACCTAATCTTAGGGATAAAAAGGTGGGCTTGATAGTCGGCTTATACAATGAATTCAAAAAACCGTATAGTGATCTTTCCAAGATAAAATCTCTTAATGCGCAGATCTATGTACTAGCGGGTATTTATAAGAAAAAAATGGCTTTTGACGATGTATTGATTCTAAATCAGGAAGGTTTTCTCTGTGAATCCCTGACGTCAAATATTTTTGTGTATTACGAAAAGGTTCTCTATACTCCTGCACTGTCTGAAGGCTGTATCGAGGGGGTAATGCGTCGTGTTGTGATGGATATGGCAAAGGCTGAGGGAATTGAAGTGATCGAAGCCCAAATAAGTCCTGAGATCATGAAAAGGGCAGATGAAATTTTCTGCACAAATGCAGTACAGGGCGTACAATGGGTAATGGGGTACAAGCAAAAGCGCTACTTCAACAGGATATCCAGAATTTTACAGGACAAATTACTGACATGGAATTATGATTCAAGTGAGGATTGA
- a CDS encoding NADPH-dependent FMN reductase — MANYNIGILVGSLRKDSYNKRIAHFILEQQSNNFRYSIIEIGDLPLYNQDYDDHGTVPESYIRFRQEITPMDGILFITPEYNRAVPAVLKNAIDVGSRPYGRNKWDGKPAAIISSSIGAYGGFGANHQLRQSLVFVNLHPLQQPEAYLGNIQECVGVDGKIGLQKTKDFLLSFKNAFEQWVDRIQQTKG; from the coding sequence ATGGCAAATTACAACATAGGAATACTGGTTGGAAGCTTAAGAAAAGACTCCTATAACAAAAGAATCGCACATTTTATACTCGAGCAGCAATCGAATAATTTTCGCTACAGTATCATCGAGATCGGAGATCTACCTTTGTATAATCAGGACTACGACGACCATGGAACTGTTCCTGAAAGTTATATCCGGTTTCGGCAGGAGATTACGCCTATGGATGGTATTCTTTTTATTACACCAGAGTACAATCGCGCCGTCCCCGCGGTACTCAAAAACGCTATAGATGTTGGTTCCAGACCTTACGGAAGAAACAAGTGGGACGGCAAACCCGCAGCGATCATTTCGTCTTCAATAGGAGCATATGGCGGTTTCGGTGCGAATCATCAGCTTAGGCAATCGTTGGTATTTGTCAATCTCCACCCTTTGCAGCAGCCGGAGGCTTATCTCGGGAATATACAAGAATGTGTAGGTGTAGACGGCAAAATTGGTTTACAGAAAACAAAGGATTTTCTGCTCAGTTTTAAAAATGCCTTTGAACAATGGGTGGATCGCATACAACAAACCAAAGGCTGA
- a CDS encoding polysaccharide deacetylase family protein — translation MNKIGKAIVVIMGLGAVGFGICACNQNTTDNRVQKLLHDSVEQRRDSLILVQDSIRRTDSLHKDSILKMEAAISYKGTKDTTVLLTDSVSPRYIYLTFDDGPLNGSQYLDSIATAKGVKINAFLIGEHDKMSKKLHGYTERYKNNPLVDCYNHSYWHAHNKYSSFYSDAQAAYEDFELAEQSLGLAHKIVRLPGRNIWYVGSRKKIDLKSGASTAELLHQNGYKIMGWDCEWKINGVTGKPDLSVSQLYTRMKNLLRKGTSYTKNNVVLLTHDNMYQTKKGQKLLCDLIDSLKQHPNYHFEFMRNYPQ, via the coding sequence ATGAATAAGATAGGAAAAGCAATTGTTGTGATCATGGGTTTAGGAGCCGTTGGATTTGGGATATGTGCCTGTAATCAAAATACCACGGATAATAGAGTACAAAAGCTTTTACATGATTCGGTAGAGCAGCGGAGAGATAGCCTGATTCTTGTGCAGGATTCAATACGTAGAACCGACTCCCTACACAAGGATTCAATTCTTAAAATGGAGGCTGCTATTTCCTATAAGGGAACCAAGGATACGACCGTTTTGCTGACGGATTCTGTATCTCCACGATATATTTACTTGACCTTTGACGATGGCCCTTTAAATGGGAGTCAGTATCTAGATTCCATAGCCACTGCCAAAGGCGTGAAAATAAACGCATTTCTGATTGGGGAACATGATAAGATGAGCAAAAAATTACATGGTTATACGGAGCGTTACAAAAATAATCCATTGGTAGACTGTTATAACCACAGTTATTGGCATGCCCATAATAAGTATAGTTCCTTTTATTCTGACGCACAGGCCGCTTATGAAGATTTTGAACTGGCAGAACAATCGCTGGGTCTAGCACATAAAATCGTCAGGTTGCCAGGAAGAAATATATGGTATGTGGGAAGCCGAAAAAAGATCGATTTGAAGAGCGGCGCGTCCACCGCTGAACTTTTGCACCAAAATGGTTATAAAATTATGGGCTGGGACTGCGAATGGAAGATTAACGGTGTCACAGGCAAACCGGACCTGTCCGTTAGCCAGCTCTATACACGAATGAAAAACCTGCTCCGCAAGGGAACTTCCTATACGAAGAATAATGTAGTGCTCCTGACACATGATAACATGTATCAGACAAAAAAAGGCCAAAAATTGTTGTGCGATTTAATCGATAGCCTTAAACAGCACCCTAATTACCACTTTGAATTTATGCGTAATTATCCGCAATAA
- a CDS encoding PhnA domain-containing protein, which yields MKLDEQLWARAGGKCELTGATTELTSYTLPPETPSQLDNTLLISERLANQLKKTEQLNPEDWKFLPNVMWSEHPAIQIVSWRMLNRLKNEGWASEALDILYLDDETLAEAKKTGDHENEGYVSFHEDSIGQRLFEGDTVVLTKTLDVKGSSLKASLGTVVKNIRLVADNIEQIEGKIEGQTIVILTKYLRKQN from the coding sequence ATGAAACTTGATGAACAACTATGGGCGAGAGCGGGCGGAAAATGTGAACTGACAGGTGCCACTACTGAGCTCACGAGCTATACCCTACCTCCAGAGACTCCATCTCAACTGGACAATACGCTGCTGATTTCTGAGCGGCTCGCCAACCAACTCAAAAAAACAGAACAGCTAAACCCAGAAGACTGGAAATTTTTGCCCAATGTGATGTGGTCAGAGCATCCAGCTATACAAATTGTATCCTGGCGTATGTTGAACCGCCTGAAAAACGAAGGCTGGGCATCAGAAGCACTGGATATCCTATATCTTGATGATGAGACCTTAGCTGAAGCTAAAAAAACCGGAGATCACGAAAATGAAGGTTATGTTTCTTTTCATGAGGATAGCATTGGTCAGCGCCTTTTTGAAGGTGACACGGTGGTGCTGACTAAGACCCTTGATGTAAAAGGTTCTTCTCTAAAAGCTAGCTTGGGGACGGTAGTGAAGAATATACGCCTAGTCGCCGATAATATCGAGCAGATCGAAGGAAAAATTGAAGGTCAAACTATTGTTATATTGACCAAATATCTGCGCAAACAGAATTAG
- the ypfJ gene encoding KPN_02809 family neutral zinc metallopeptidase: MKWQGGRQSGNFEDRRGMSGGGKIALGGIGGIIVLVIGFLMGGDPMQLLQQTQNMGPQTEQSGQPRELNPEEKRLTEFSLTVLQSTEDVWGKLFKEQMQTNYTPTTLVFYDGGTQTDGCGMGQASYGPFYCPGDQKIYLDLSFSRELSEKFGAKGEFAMAYVIAHEVGHHIQQLVGLLPKTNQARGKLSERENNKISVMTELQADFYAGVWAHYLNEVTDIKIDYNDIMDGMKAAEAVGDDKLQTEAQGYAVPESFTHGTSAQRREWFKKGYDSGDMRAGNTFEDPSLR; the protein is encoded by the coding sequence ATGAAATGGCAAGGAGGTAGACAAAGTGGCAATTTTGAAGACCGAAGAGGGATGTCCGGTGGTGGAAAAATTGCACTAGGCGGAATCGGTGGAATTATTGTGCTTGTAATTGGTTTTCTGATGGGCGGCGATCCGATGCAATTGTTGCAACAGACCCAAAATATGGGGCCTCAGACCGAGCAATCTGGGCAGCCGCGAGAACTGAATCCCGAAGAAAAAAGACTCACCGAATTTTCACTGACTGTACTTCAAAGTACTGAGGACGTCTGGGGCAAACTCTTTAAAGAACAAATGCAGACGAACTATACGCCAACGACCTTGGTTTTTTACGATGGAGGTACCCAAACCGATGGTTGCGGTATGGGACAAGCTTCTTATGGGCCATTTTATTGCCCAGGAGATCAAAAAATCTATCTTGACCTCAGTTTTAGCCGTGAGCTATCCGAGAAGTTCGGCGCGAAAGGTGAATTTGCAATGGCCTATGTAATTGCTCACGAAGTTGGACATCATATACAGCAGCTGGTCGGGCTGCTACCCAAGACCAATCAGGCACGGGGTAAATTAAGCGAGCGTGAAAATAATAAAATATCGGTCATGACCGAGCTTCAGGCTGACTTTTATGCCGGAGTCTGGGCGCACTATCTAAACGAAGTTACGGATATTAAAATAGACTACAATGATATTATGGACGGCATGAAAGCAGCCGAAGCTGTTGGTGATGATAAGTTACAGACTGAAGCACAGGGGTATGCCGTTCCTGAATCGTTCACACACGGCACCTCTGCACAGCGTCGCGAATGGTTCAAAAAAGGTTATGATTCAGGCGATATGCGTGCGGGGAATACATTTGAAGACCCAAGTTTACGTTAG
- a CDS encoding LuxE/PaaK family acyltransferase, which yields MGNWTNIFGIQTEDDFNRHCLETYEFQLQHCQVYRNYVSLLRKETNKPQHYAEIPFMPIEFFKTQQVLATGMRPQVVFSSSGTTGMVTSKHFVADVKLYEHTFRTIFEDFYGPLTDIAVLALLPSYLERSGSSLIYMVDDLMKQSRQPESNYFLYNHQELYNTLLQLKNKGTKTILFGVTYALLDFIERYTLHFPELIIMETGGMKGKRKEMIKQEIHHLLSEAFGVREIHSEYGMTELLSQGYSYGNGIFHLPKWMKILIRDTNDPLSVLSSDKTGGINVIDLANRFSCSFIATQDLGKKYPDGSFEILGRFDQSDIRGCNLLVQ from the coding sequence ATGGGAAACTGGACGAATATTTTCGGCATTCAAACAGAAGATGACTTCAATCGACATTGTTTAGAAACTTACGAATTCCAGTTGCAGCATTGTCAGGTGTATAGGAATTATGTTTCGTTACTTCGTAAGGAAACGAATAAGCCTCAGCACTATGCAGAAATCCCATTCATGCCGATTGAGTTTTTCAAAACCCAACAGGTCCTCGCTACAGGTATGCGGCCACAGGTGGTATTTAGCAGTTCGGGCACTACAGGAATGGTGACTTCCAAGCATTTCGTTGCAGATGTAAAGCTATATGAGCATACATTTAGAACGATTTTTGAAGATTTTTACGGGCCGCTAACGGATATAGCTGTCTTGGCGCTTCTGCCCTCCTACCTTGAAAGGAGCGGTTCGTCGCTTATTTATATGGTTGATGATTTGATGAAACAAAGCCGGCAGCCTGAAAGCAACTATTTTCTCTATAATCATCAGGAACTTTACAACACCCTCTTACAACTTAAAAATAAAGGTACCAAAACGATTCTTTTTGGAGTGACTTATGCATTGCTAGATTTTATCGAAAGGTACACCCTCCATTTTCCAGAACTTATTATCATGGAAACCGGTGGTATGAAAGGCAAACGAAAAGAGATGATCAAACAGGAAATTCACCATCTTCTCAGCGAAGCTTTTGGAGTCAGGGAAATTCATTCGGAATACGGGATGACGGAATTGCTTTCCCAGGGCTACTCTTACGGTAATGGTATTTTCCATCTGCCAAAATGGATGAAAATCCTCATCCGGGACACGAACGACCCTCTGAGCGTACTCTCTTCGGACAAAACAGGTGGAATCAATGTTATTGATCTAGCCAATCGCTTCTCTTGTTCATTCATCGCAACACAGGATTTAGGGAAAAAGTATCCAGACGGTTCATTTGAAATATTAGGACGCTTTGACCAAAGTGATATCCGCGGCTGCAACCTGCTCGTACAATAA
- the fabG gene encoding 3-oxoacyl-[acyl-carrier-protein] reductase: MKLLEGKIALVTGASKGIGRKIAEVFAQHGANVAFTYLSSVEKGQALEKELQTYGTKVVGYRSDASKFEEAEQLIDAIVTDFGSLDIVVNNAGITKDGLLMRMTEENWDDVLNVNLKSVFNITKAASKIMMKKRSGSFINMSSVVGVQGNAGQANYAASKAGIIGFTKSVAKELGSRNIRANVVAPGFIRTEMTDILDPKVIANWEAGIPLKRAGSPEDVANACLYLASDLAAYVTGQVLPVDGGML; encoded by the coding sequence ATGAAATTACTTGAAGGAAAAATTGCTTTGGTTACTGGTGCATCAAAAGGAATCGGACGGAAAATTGCTGAGGTGTTTGCGCAACATGGAGCGAATGTTGCTTTCACTTACCTTTCATCCGTAGAGAAAGGACAAGCCTTAGAGAAGGAGCTTCAGACCTATGGCACAAAAGTAGTCGGCTATCGCTCGGATGCGTCTAAATTTGAAGAAGCCGAACAGCTAATCGATGCAATTGTCACTGATTTTGGGAGTCTGGATATCGTTGTCAACAACGCCGGGATCACCAAAGATGGTCTACTTATGCGTATGACCGAAGAAAATTGGGATGATGTTTTAAATGTAAACTTAAAATCTGTTTTTAATATTACGAAAGCAGCTTCAAAAATCATGATGAAGAAACGTAGCGGTTCGTTTATCAATATGTCTTCCGTCGTCGGTGTACAGGGAAATGCTGGACAAGCAAACTATGCCGCTTCGAAAGCGGGAATTATTGGGTTTACGAAATCCGTGGCAAAAGAACTGGGCTCACGTAACATTCGTGCAAACGTTGTAGCGCCTGGGTTTATCCGTACTGAAATGACCGACATCCTCGACCCCAAGGTGATCGCTAACTGGGAAGCAGGTATTCCTCTAAAACGTGCCGGCAGTCCCGAAGATGTAGCCAATGCCTGTCTATATCTCGCTTCAGATTTAGCGGCTTACGTAACCGGGCAGGTGCTTCCTGTCGATGGCGGTATGCTATAA
- a CDS encoding malate:quinone oxidoreductase: MSKKSNKEVDVVLIGAGIMSATLGTLINELSPDVNIEILERLDVVAAESSDAWNNAGTGHSALCELNYTPEQKDGSVKIDKAVKIAEQFEVSKQFWSYLVDKGIIPQPENFIRSIPHMSAVFGEKDVKFLKTRWETLTTQNLFKGMEYTEDPETLKSWIPLMMEGRAADEKMAATRMDLGTDVNFGSLTRDLIANLAKKDNISISLSHEVVDIEREDDDRWEVEVKDLKTGVKREIKAKFVFIGAGGHSLLLLEKSGIPEAKGYGGFPVGGQWLRCTNQEIIDAHHAKVYGKASVGAPPMSVPHLDTRYIDGKQALLFGPYAGFSTKFLKQGSYFDLPASIKLSNIRPMLSAGLDNLPLTKYLITEVMKSPKDKLESLKQFMPTAKLEDWVIEKAGQRVQVIKKDKKKGGILEFGTEVVSSADGSIAALLGASPGASTSVAIMISLLKKCFPDRAKSDEYRKKLREMIPSHGKSLNDDAELCRETRIRTHKALKLIDIA; this comes from the coding sequence ATGAGCAAAAAATCAAATAAAGAAGTTGACGTTGTTCTCATCGGCGCCGGTATCATGAGTGCCACTTTAGGTACCTTGATCAATGAATTAAGCCCAGACGTTAATATTGAAATTCTTGAGCGTTTGGATGTTGTGGCTGCTGAGAGTTCTGACGCTTGGAATAATGCTGGCACGGGTCACTCCGCCCTCTGCGAATTGAATTACACTCCAGAGCAAAAAGATGGTTCAGTAAAGATTGATAAAGCAGTAAAAATTGCCGAACAATTTGAAGTATCGAAACAGTTTTGGTCATACTTGGTTGATAAAGGCATCATTCCCCAGCCTGAAAATTTTATCCGGAGCATTCCCCATATGAGTGCTGTATTTGGTGAAAAAGATGTCAAGTTTCTGAAAACAAGATGGGAAACGCTGACGACCCAAAATTTATTTAAAGGAATGGAATATACCGAGGATCCTGAGACCCTGAAATCATGGATTCCTTTGATGATGGAGGGAAGAGCAGCGGATGAAAAGATGGCTGCTACCCGAATGGATTTAGGAACGGACGTGAATTTTGGTTCGCTCACGCGTGATCTGATTGCCAACCTTGCGAAAAAAGATAATATCTCGATTTCTTTGAGTCATGAGGTGGTGGACATCGAACGCGAGGATGATGACCGCTGGGAAGTCGAGGTGAAGGATCTAAAAACAGGGGTGAAGAGAGAGATAAAAGCGAAGTTTGTGTTTATCGGTGCCGGTGGACATTCTTTGTTGCTGCTCGAAAAATCTGGCATCCCCGAAGCGAAAGGTTATGGCGGATTCCCAGTTGGTGGTCAGTGGTTGCGATGCACTAACCAGGAGATTATTGATGCGCACCACGCTAAAGTATATGGTAAAGCATCGGTAGGCGCACCGCCAATGTCAGTACCACATTTGGATACCCGCTATATTGACGGCAAACAAGCCTTACTTTTTGGTCCTTATGCTGGTTTTTCAACCAAATTTTTAAAACAGGGATCTTATTTTGATTTGCCGGCATCCATTAAACTTTCCAATATACGGCCAATGTTGTCTGCAGGACTCGATAATTTGCCTTTGACCAAATATTTGATTACGGAGGTGATGAAATCACCTAAAGATAAACTGGAATCTCTCAAACAATTTATGCCTACCGCCAAATTGGAGGATTGGGTGATTGAGAAAGCCGGACAACGCGTTCAGGTAATTAAAAAAGATAAGAAGAAAGGGGGCATTCTGGAATTTGGTACTGAAGTGGTATCGAGTGCAGATGGTTCTATTGCAGCATTATTAGGGGCTTCTCCGGGCGCCTCTACTTCGGTAGCTATCATGATCAGCCTGTTGAAGAAGTGTTTTCCGGACCGGGCAAAATCCGATGAGTATCGTAAAAAGCTGCGCGAAATGATTCCTTCACATGGGAAATCTTTAAACGACGACGCTGAACTTTGTCGGGAAACCCGAATTCGTACACATAAAGCCTTGAAATTAATTGATATTGCTTGA
- the pnuC gene encoding nicotinamide riboside transporter PnuC yields the protein MTEYSFFESFTEQIQQATAAEWLAVIFGILQVWFSRLNKSIHYIFGLIGIIISVYVLFHAKLYAEILLHLYYLIMSIYGWFYWRYGSATVIPISRCAKSDWSIVGLICIVGFLAFYFGLVHLTDSDVPLWDSIVSCTAWAGMWLLAKRKLENWLLLNLSNLVAVPLLLHKGLFLYAGLTLFLFVMAFGGYFNWRKILNDEKIYAT from the coding sequence ATGACCGAGTATTCCTTTTTCGAATCCTTTACTGAGCAAATACAACAGGCTACAGCCGCAGAATGGTTAGCCGTGATCTTCGGTATTTTACAGGTCTGGTTCTCCCGATTGAATAAATCCATCCACTATATTTTTGGTCTAATCGGAATCATAATTTCTGTTTATGTTTTATTTCATGCAAAGCTATACGCTGAAATATTACTCCATCTTTATTATCTGATCATGAGCATTTATGGGTGGTTTTATTGGAGGTATGGCAGTGCAACAGTGATACCAATAAGCCGGTGTGCGAAAAGCGACTGGTCGATCGTCGGATTGATCTGCATCGTCGGGTTTCTGGCGTTTTACTTTGGACTCGTGCATCTGACAGACTCCGATGTGCCCTTGTGGGATTCCATTGTGTCCTGCACAGCTTGGGCAGGCATGTGGCTACTGGCGAAGCGTAAACTGGAAAATTGGCTTTTATTGAATCTGAGCAACCTTGTAGCGGTTCCCCTGTTGTTGCATAAAGGATTGTTCCTTTATGCGGGGCTAACGCTGTTTTTGTTTGTAATGGCTTTTGGTGGTTATTTTAATTGGAGGAAGATACTAAATGACGAAAAAATATATGCAACTTAG
- the xerD gene encoding site-specific tyrosine recombinase XerD has protein sequence MDADNWNVIKKEFEQFLKFERGLSINSIDAYLNDVSKFQIYCEDNHLPLHQVVRKDIQNFLHWLQEFNISPYTQSRLISGLKTFFSFLIIEHNLENNPTELVQAPRLSRKLPSVLSIHEIDQLIAAIDLSTVEGERNRTILEVLYGCGLRVSELINLKISNLFLDVEFVKVEGKGSKERLIPIGQQAIKHLKLYLDTIRPHITIKSGNEDIVFLNRRGSALSRVMIFLIIKDLAQKIGLQKTISPHTFRHSFASHLVEGGADLRAVQDMLGHESITTTEIYTHIDRDYLHSVITQYHPRS, from the coding sequence ATGGATGCAGACAATTGGAATGTTATTAAAAAAGAATTCGAGCAATTTTTGAAGTTCGAACGAGGTCTGAGCATCAACTCAATAGATGCCTACTTAAATGACGTTTCCAAATTTCAGATCTACTGTGAGGATAACCACCTTCCTCTTCATCAGGTTGTGCGTAAGGATATTCAAAACTTTCTACATTGGTTACAGGAATTCAACATTTCGCCTTACACACAGTCACGATTGATATCAGGATTAAAAACATTCTTCAGCTTTCTCATCATTGAACACAATCTGGAAAACAATCCGACAGAGCTCGTGCAAGCCCCCCGGTTATCCAGAAAACTACCCAGCGTACTTAGCATTCATGAAATAGATCAGCTGATTGCGGCGATAGACTTATCCACAGTTGAAGGAGAGCGCAATCGGACAATCCTTGAAGTCCTGTATGGTTGCGGACTTCGGGTATCCGAATTGATCAATCTTAAAATATCGAACCTTTTTCTCGATGTCGAATTTGTTAAGGTAGAAGGGAAGGGCAGCAAAGAACGCCTCATTCCGATCGGACAGCAAGCCATCAAACATCTAAAACTTTACCTAGACACGATCAGGCCGCATATCACCATCAAAAGTGGCAACGAAGATATCGTTTTCCTCAATAGAAGAGGTTCGGCCCTGTCAAGAGTCATGATCTTTTTGATCATTAAAGATCTCGCGCAGAAAATAGGACTACAAAAAACAATTAGCCCACATACCTTTCGGCACAGCTTTGCCTCTCATTTGGTAGAAGGCGGAGCTGACCTACGCGCTGTACAGGACATGTTAGGACACGAGAGTATCACGACTACCGAAATATACACCCATATTGATCGGGACTACCTGCATTCGGTCATTACACAGTATCATCCGAGGTCTTAG